One Janthinobacterium sp. TB1-E2 genomic region harbors:
- a CDS encoding CaiB/BaiF CoA-transferase family protein, with protein MTESSATTGPLQGIKVLELGTLIAGPFCARMLAEFGADVIKIESPDGGDPIRTWRVLKDGTSLWWSVQARNKKSVTLNLKSPEGRAIARQLALEADIIIENYRPGVLEKWDLGYEQLKQIKPSLIMVRLSGFGQTGPMKDLPGFGAIGESMGGLRYVSGFADRPPVRVGVSIGDSVAALHGVIGAMMALRHRDVTGGAVAGEGQMVDVALYESVFNLMESLVPEYDQAGVVRERTGGSLPGIVPSNTYTTGDGENIVIAGNGDAIFKRLMLAMGRIDMAGDPQLARNDGRVARTQEIDDAIGAWCAKHTIDSALAVLKAADVPAGKIYSVRDMMSDPQFLAREMFEQHQFPDGTPVKLPAISPKLSATPGKTQWLGPTLGQHNDEVLASLGYDAAAIARLKADGVV; from the coding sequence ATGACAGAATCCTCCGCGACCACTGGTCCATTGCAAGGCATTAAAGTGCTGGAACTGGGCACCCTGATCGCGGGGCCGTTCTGTGCCCGCATGCTGGCTGAATTCGGCGCCGACGTGATCAAGATCGAGTCGCCCGATGGCGGCGATCCCATCCGTACCTGGCGCGTACTGAAGGATGGCACCTCGCTGTGGTGGTCGGTGCAGGCGCGCAACAAGAAAAGCGTCACCCTGAACCTGAAGTCGCCGGAAGGCCGCGCCATCGCGCGCCAGCTGGCCCTGGAAGCGGACATCATCATCGAGAACTACCGCCCCGGCGTGCTGGAAAAGTGGGATCTCGGCTACGAACAGCTCAAGCAGATCAAACCATCCCTCATCATGGTGCGCCTGTCCGGCTTTGGCCAGACGGGGCCGATGAAGGATTTGCCCGGTTTCGGCGCCATCGGCGAATCGATGGGCGGCTTGCGCTATGTGTCCGGCTTTGCCGACCGTCCGCCCGTGCGCGTCGGCGTATCGATCGGCGACTCCGTGGCGGCCTTGCACGGCGTGATCGGCGCCATGATGGCCTTGCGCCACCGCGATGTGACCGGTGGTGCGGTCGCTGGCGAAGGGCAGATGGTCGACGTGGCCCTGTACGAATCCGTGTTCAACCTGATGGAATCCCTGGTGCCCGAATACGACCAGGCGGGCGTGGTGCGCGAGCGCACGGGCGGCTCGCTGCCCGGCATCGTGCCCTCGAATACCTACACGACGGGCGATGGCGAAAATATCGTGATTGCCGGCAATGGCGACGCCATCTTCAAGCGCTTGATGCTGGCCATGGGCCGCATCGACATGGCGGGCGACCCGCAACTGGCGCGCAACGATGGCCGGGTCGCGCGCACGCAGGAAATCGACGACGCCATCGGCGCCTGGTGCGCCAAGCACACGATAGACAGCGCGCTGGCCGTGCTGAAGGCGGCGGATGTGCCGGCCGGCAAAATCTACTCCGTGCGCGACATGATGAGCGACCCGCAATTTCTTGCCCGCGAGATGTTCGAGCAGCATCAGTTCCCTGACGGCACACCCGTCAAATTGCCCGCCATCAGCCCGAAACTGTCCGCCACGCCGGGCAAGACGCAGTGGCTGGGGCCGACTTTGGGCCAGCACAACGACGAGGTGCTGGCGTCGCTCGGCTACGATGCGGCGGCCATCGCGCGGCTGAAGGCCGATGGGGTGGTGTAG
- a CDS encoding YbdD/YjiX family protein, with translation MIDEIIKAGRYLGQSMRLMCGLPEYDTYVAHREVTHPGEPMMTYEEFFRERQEARYGGAGKRGGCC, from the coding sequence ATGATCGACGAAATCATCAAGGCTGGACGGTATCTGGGGCAAAGCATGCGGCTCATGTGCGGCTTGCCCGAGTACGACACCTACGTGGCGCACCGGGAAGTCACCCATCCCGGCGAGCCGATGATGACGTATGAAGAGTTCTTCCGTGAACGGCAGGAAGCCCGCTACGGCGGCGCCGGTAAGCGTGGTGGCTGCTGTTAG
- a CDS encoding carbon starvation CstA family protein, with the protein MNRIFKQLGWAALALAGAGSLGVVALQRGESISAIWIVIAAVCVYLIAYRFYSLFIADKVLGLDSRRMTPAFKHNDGLDHVPTNKYVLFGHHFAAIAGAGPLVGPVLAAQMGYLPGMLWILAGVVFAGAVQDFIVLFISMRRDGRSLGDLIKAELGEIPGMIALLGCFMIMVIILAVLALIVVKALTGSPWGSFTVMATIPIALFMGVYSRFIRVGRIGEISIIGFVLLMLAIIGGQYVQEHAVLGPMFTFTGTELTWMLIGYGFIASVLPVWLLLAPRDYLSTFLKIGTILGLAIGIIVVAPYLKMPAMTKFIDGSGPVWSGNLFPFLFITIACGAVSGFHALISSGTTPKMIENESHARFIGYGAMLMESFVAIMALVAASTIEPGIYFAMNSPAALIGTTAESAAQAISQWGFYVTPEMLTQTAKDVGEHSIISRAGGAPTLAVGMAQILSGAIGGKAMMAFWYHFAILFEALFILTAVDAGTRAGRFMLQDLLGSFVPALKQTENVIANLLATGLCVAAWGYFLYQGVVDPLGGINTLWPLFGIANQMLAAIALILGTCVLFKMKRGQYAWVTITPTIWLLLCTLTAGWQKIFDANPRVGFLAHAKKYSAALDEGTLLAPAKSVAQMQQIIFNDYLDAGLAAFFVVVVVSVLFFGIRTIMKARADSKPSTKETPFQALPTVQ; encoded by the coding sequence ATGAACCGCATTTTCAAACAGCTCGGCTGGGCAGCGCTTGCGCTGGCAGGCGCCGGGTCCTTGGGCGTCGTCGCCCTGCAACGCGGCGAATCGATCAGCGCGATCTGGATCGTCATCGCCGCCGTCTGCGTCTATCTGATCGCCTACCGTTTCTACAGCCTGTTCATCGCCGACAAGGTGCTGGGCCTGGACTCGCGTCGCATGACGCCGGCCTTCAAGCACAACGATGGCCTCGACCACGTGCCAACCAACAAATATGTGCTGTTCGGCCACCATTTCGCGGCGATTGCCGGCGCCGGTCCCCTCGTCGGCCCCGTGCTGGCCGCACAGATGGGCTATCTGCCCGGCATGCTGTGGATTTTGGCTGGCGTCGTGTTCGCCGGTGCCGTGCAGGATTTCATCGTGCTGTTCATTTCCATGCGCCGCGACGGCCGCTCGCTGGGCGACCTGATCAAGGCTGAACTGGGCGAAATTCCCGGCATGATTGCCTTGCTCGGCTGCTTCATGATCATGGTCATCATCCTGGCCGTGCTGGCATTGATCGTCGTCAAGGCGCTGACTGGCTCCCCATGGGGCAGCTTCACCGTGATGGCGACGATCCCCATCGCCCTGTTCATGGGCGTGTACTCGCGCTTCATCCGCGTGGGCCGCATCGGCGAAATTTCCATCATCGGCTTCGTCTTGCTGATGCTGGCCATCATCGGCGGCCAGTACGTGCAGGAACACGCGGTATTGGGCCCGATGTTCACGTTTACCGGCACGGAACTGACGTGGATGCTGATCGGCTACGGCTTCATCGCCTCGGTCCTGCCCGTGTGGCTGCTGCTGGCGCCGCGCGACTACCTGTCTACTTTTCTTAAAATCGGCACCATCCTGGGCCTGGCCATCGGCATCATCGTCGTCGCGCCTTACCTAAAAATGCCGGCCATGACCAAGTTCATCGATGGCTCCGGCCCCGTCTGGTCGGGCAATCTGTTCCCCTTCCTGTTCATCACCATCGCCTGCGGCGCGGTCTCCGGCTTCCACGCGCTGATTTCCTCGGGCACCACGCCGAAGATGATTGAAAACGAAAGCCATGCCCGCTTCATCGGCTATGGCGCCATGCTGATGGAATCGTTCGTCGCCATCATGGCCCTGGTGGCCGCCTCGACCATCGAACCAGGCATCTATTTCGCCATGAACAGCCCGGCCGCCCTGATCGGCACAACGGCCGAGTCCGCCGCACAGGCGATCTCGCAGTGGGGCTTTTATGTGACGCCGGAAATGCTGACGCAAACGGCCAAGGACGTGGGCGAGCACAGCATCATCTCGCGCGCCGGCGGCGCACCGACCCTGGCCGTCGGCATGGCCCAGATTCTCTCGGGTGCCATCGGCGGCAAGGCCATGATGGCCTTCTGGTACCACTTCGCGATTTTGTTCGAAGCGCTGTTCATCCTGACGGCCGTCGATGCGGGCACGCGTGCCGGCCGCTTCATGCTGCAAGATTTGCTGGGCAGCTTCGTGCCAGCGCTGAAACAGACGGAAAACGTCATCGCCAACCTGCTGGCCACGGGCCTGTGCGTGGCGGCCTGGGGCTACTTCCTGTACCAGGGCGTGGTCGATCCATTGGGCGGCATCAACACCCTGTGGCCGCTGTTCGGCATCGCCAACCAGATGCTGGCCGCGATTGCGCTGATCCTCGGCACGTGCGTGTTGTTCAAGATGAAACGTGGCCAGTATGCGTGGGTCACCATCACGCCGACCATCTGGCTGCTGCTGTGCACCTTGACGGCGGGCTGGCAAAAGATTTTCGACGCCAACCCGCGCGTCGGCTTCCTCGCGCACGCCAAGAAATACTCGGCGGCACTCGATGAAGGCACCCTGCTGGCGCCAGCCAAGTCCGTGGCGCAGATGCAGCAGATCATCTTCAACGATTACCTGGACGCCGGCCTGGCCGCCTTCTTCGTGGTGGTCGTCGTCAGCGTGCTGTTCTTCGGCATCCGCACCATCATGAAGGCGCGCGCCGACAGCAAGCCTAGCACCAAGGAAACGCCGTTCCAGGCCTTGCCCACGGTGCAATGA
- a CDS encoding putative bifunctional diguanylate cyclase/phosphodiesterase gives MTAPLSPPRGLVLVADDDPVMRLLMRQMLTQVGLDVIEAEDGVQALASYKHSGPDLVMLDVDMPAMDGFAVCREIRHQEVGGTVPIIMVTGGDELEAVTRAYEVGATDFISKPINWPILGHRVLYVLRASDAIARLRIADAHNRAVLAAIPDTFFRLNSEGFYLDYEQGHDASAGFSITDCVGSHIRDVLPPEIAARLLDQTHAVLATQHIGSVDYTLTHEDSTRHFEARLVATGADEVLGLVRDISERKRTEEQIRRLAYCDSLTGIPNRQAFLETLERELVRSKEHDKKFAVLFMDLDAFKRINDTLGHDVGDHLLKVVSERLRETIRPSDLVLRAEYELDGVFGGSNLARLGGDEFTILIPDLERVEDALNVAHRVKEAMRRPFMIEAHEIFVTASIGISLYPEDGEDCNSLLKYADTAMYHAKNCGKNNAKLYSSSLTMEIMSHVKMEVGLRKALQNNELYLLYQPQIDVPSTQIVGVEALVRWRHPERGIISPTEFIPLAEETGLIVPIGEWVLRTACNQAKAWQNASGRAIRMAVNLSAKQFKDENLMQIVLSALADTGLDARLLELELTEGTLMDDARATMVTLEQLRGIGVYLSIDDFGTGYSSMNYLKRFDVRALKIDKSFIAGLPQDAENAAITRAIIAMAHGLKMVVVAEGVETDEQLVMLEEYGCDMVQGYFLGYPSPHDTITAMLARQTKQLASVETRALRRQGFA, from the coding sequence ATGACAGCGCCCCTCTCCCCTCCCCGCGGCCTGGTGCTGGTGGCCGACGACGATCCCGTCATGCGCTTGCTGATGCGGCAAATGCTCACGCAGGTGGGCCTGGACGTGATCGAGGCCGAAGATGGCGTGCAGGCGCTGGCCAGCTACAAGCACAGCGGCCCGGACCTCGTCATGCTCGACGTCGACATGCCGGCCATGGACGGCTTTGCCGTGTGCCGCGAAATCCGCCACCAGGAAGTGGGCGGCACGGTACCCATCATCATGGTCACGGGCGGCGACGAGCTGGAAGCCGTTACGCGCGCCTACGAGGTGGGCGCGACGGATTTCATTTCCAAGCCCATCAACTGGCCCATCCTCGGCCACCGCGTGCTGTACGTGCTGCGCGCCAGCGACGCGATCGCTCGCCTGCGCATCGCCGACGCGCACAACCGCGCCGTGCTGGCCGCCATCCCCGACACCTTCTTTCGCCTCAACAGCGAAGGTTTTTATCTCGACTACGAGCAGGGTCACGATGCCAGCGCCGGCTTTTCCATCACCGACTGCGTGGGCAGCCATATCCGCGACGTGCTGCCGCCCGAAATCGCCGCGCGCCTGCTCGACCAGACGCACGCCGTGCTGGCCACGCAGCACATCGGCTCGGTCGACTACACGCTCACGCACGAAGACAGCACGCGCCACTTCGAAGCGCGCCTGGTGGCGACGGGGGCCGATGAAGTGCTGGGACTGGTGCGCGACATCAGCGAGCGCAAGCGCACCGAGGAGCAGATCCGCCGCCTCGCCTATTGCGACAGCCTGACGGGCATTCCCAACCGGCAGGCGTTCCTGGAAACCCTGGAGCGCGAACTGGTGCGCTCGAAAGAGCACGACAAGAAATTCGCCGTGCTGTTCATGGACCTCGATGCCTTCAAGCGCATCAACGACACCCTGGGCCACGACGTGGGCGACCATTTGCTCAAGGTGGTGTCCGAGCGCCTGCGCGAAACCATCCGCCCCAGCGACCTGGTGCTGCGCGCCGAATACGAGCTCGATGGCGTCTTTGGCGGCAGCAACCTGGCGCGCCTGGGTGGCGACGAATTCACGATATTGATACCCGACCTGGAACGGGTGGAAGATGCGCTGAACGTGGCGCACCGGGTCAAGGAAGCCATGCGCCGGCCGTTCATGATTGAGGCGCACGAGATTTTCGTCACGGCCAGCATCGGCATCTCGCTGTATCCGGAAGATGGCGAGGACTGCAACTCGCTGCTCAAATATGCGGACACGGCCATGTACCACGCGAAGAACTGCGGCAAGAACAATGCCAAGCTGTACAGCTCTTCGCTGACGATGGAAATCATGAGCCACGTCAAGATGGAAGTGGGTTTGAGGAAAGCCTTGCAGAACAACGAACTGTATTTGCTGTACCAGCCGCAGATCGACGTGCCCAGCACGCAGATCGTCGGCGTGGAAGCGCTTGTGCGGTGGCGCCATCCGGAACGGGGCATCATTTCGCCCACGGAATTCATCCCGCTGGCCGAAGAGACGGGGTTGATCGTGCCCATCGGCGAATGGGTGCTGCGCACGGCCTGCAACCAGGCCAAGGCGTGGCAAAACGCTAGCGGGCGCGCCATCCGCATGGCCGTCAACCTGTCGGCCAAGCAATTCAAAGATGAAAACCTGATGCAGATCGTGCTCTCGGCCCTGGCCGACACGGGCCTCGATGCGCGCCTGCTGGAACTGGAATTGACGGAAGGGACCTTGATGGACGATGCGCGCGCCACCATGGTGACCCTGGAGCAATTGCGCGGCATCGGCGTGTACCTGTCGATCGACGACTTCGGCACAGGCTATTCGTCAATGAATTACCTGAAACGCTTCGACGTGCGGGCCTTGAAGATCGACAAGAGCTTTATCGCCGGCTTGCCGCAGGATGCGGAAAACGCGGCCATCACGCGCGCCATCATCGCCATGGCGCATGGTTTGAAGATGGTGGTGGTGGCCGAGGGCGTGGAAACGGATGAGCAGCTGGTGATGCTGGAAGAATACGGCTGCGACATGGTGCAAGGCTATTTCCTGGGCTACCCGTCGCCGCACGACACGATCACGGCCATGCTGGCCAGGCAGACGAAGCAGCTGGCCAGCGTGGAAACTAGAGCACTTCGAAGGCAAGGATTTGCGTGA
- a CDS encoding hybrid sensor histidine kinase/response regulator, translating into MFNFQRSSISQKLTMISVLSSGCALLLVFVAFALTSVLSHKDDEGKQLLSLAGVIGAASAAPLLAGKSAQPQAEQVLAALAARDEVAQAALFDRNGRLFALYRAPQHADGLATPEDLDPALLADMAVQPVTQGTGTTLAPAMRLYRPVYRPGEQQLQQLIGAVLIETDLNHMWRDIGRHVGAIGGATVLSFLIAVFLARRFKSVIAEPITKLIDTAQKVSSSQTYSHRIAHQRSDELGVLIDSFNDMLAQIDSRDSTLANYRDQLERQVGVRTAQLEKAKDAAEAASQAKSAFLATMSHEIRTPMNGVLGMTELLLASPLSPQQRHYTSMVQRSGQNLLVIINDILDFSKIEAGKLSVEYIRFNFRELLDDIEHVFAPQAQAKNISLEFNIAFDIPIAICGDPNRLRQIIVNLLGNAIKFTETGKVTVKVTVCSEDAPSVGLRFEVHDTGIGVSSEAQTRIFESFSQADGSTTRKHGGTGLGLTISKQLVELMGGTIGVDNALTQGSIFWFEVNFDKRRVDSDDPSFNLKTTRGLRALIVDHTPATRAVLERQLASWHIVSDSAGTAGDCLTKLHTAAQAGTPYGVALLDMELPRTSGLALAATIKSDPLLADLKLLLLSTEQAAADPVQRREAGVAFQLIKPARECDLFDCIVTPPRASEGMRIHPPHAARQVGRRQRRRVLLAEDNPVNVEVALAMLDSLGLDVVCARNGEQALQAAQAEDFDLILMDCQMPVMDGFAATAEIRRHEQQCGHARVLPIVAITANALQGDREACLAAGMDDYLSKPFTQQDLGHTIARWITLPRAATVHHSEAPERQAPVEVQPAPPPEQTPTSAQPLNRQALENIRALSGTDGDALLERVILAFTSETPRQLSAMRAAIAGADAEALRKVAHSLKSGSANVGADSLAQLCKEMEKLGRASSTEGAALLLQQMQQTFLTVRESLNAILVKEH; encoded by the coding sequence ATGTTCAATTTCCAACGCTCCAGCATCAGCCAGAAGCTGACCATGATTTCGGTACTGTCGTCGGGCTGCGCGCTGCTGCTGGTGTTCGTGGCGTTTGCGCTGACGTCCGTGCTCAGCCACAAGGACGATGAAGGCAAGCAGCTGCTGTCGCTGGCGGGCGTGATCGGTGCGGCCAGCGCGGCGCCCTTGCTGGCAGGCAAATCGGCGCAGCCGCAGGCGGAACAGGTGCTGGCCGCGCTGGCCGCGCGCGACGAGGTCGCCCAGGCGGCCCTTTTCGACCGGAACGGGCGCCTGTTCGCCCTGTACCGCGCGCCGCAGCATGCCGATGGCCTGGCCACGCCGGAGGACCTGGACCCGGCCCTGCTGGCCGACATGGCCGTGCAGCCCGTCACGCAAGGCACGGGCACGACCCTGGCGCCCGCCATGCGCCTGTACCGCCCCGTCTACCGGCCAGGCGAGCAGCAGCTGCAGCAGCTGATCGGCGCCGTGCTGATCGAGACGGACCTGAACCACATGTGGCGCGACATCGGCCGCCACGTGGGCGCCATCGGCGGCGCCACCGTGCTGTCCTTCCTGATCGCCGTGTTCCTCGCGCGGCGTTTCAAAAGCGTGATCGCCGAACCGATCACCAAGCTGATCGACACGGCGCAAAAAGTGTCGAGCAGCCAGACCTACAGCCACCGCATCGCGCACCAGCGCAGCGACGAGCTGGGCGTGCTGATCGACAGTTTCAACGACATGCTGGCGCAGATCGACAGCCGCGACAGCACCCTGGCCAATTACCGCGACCAGCTCGAGCGCCAAGTGGGAGTGCGCACGGCGCAGCTGGAAAAGGCCAAGGATGCGGCCGAGGCCGCCAGCCAGGCGAAGAGCGCGTTTCTTGCCACCATGAGCCATGAAATCCGCACGCCAATGAATGGCGTGCTGGGCATGACGGAGCTGCTGCTGGCCAGCCCTTTGAGCCCGCAGCAGCGCCACTACACGAGCATGGTGCAGCGCTCGGGGCAGAATTTGCTGGTGATCATCAACGACATCCTCGACTTTTCCAAGATCGAGGCGGGCAAGCTGAGCGTGGAATACATCCGCTTCAATTTCCGCGAATTGCTCGACGACATAGAACACGTGTTCGCGCCGCAGGCGCAAGCGAAAAACATCAGCCTGGAATTCAACATCGCGTTTGACATTCCCATCGCCATCTGCGGCGACCCGAACCGTTTGCGCCAGATCATCGTCAATCTGCTGGGCAACGCCATCAAGTTTACGGAAACGGGCAAGGTCACCGTGAAAGTGACCGTGTGCAGCGAAGACGCGCCCAGCGTGGGCTTGCGTTTCGAGGTGCACGACACGGGCATCGGCGTATCGAGCGAGGCGCAGACGCGCATCTTCGAATCGTTCTCGCAGGCGGACGGCTCGACCACGCGCAAGCACGGCGGCACGGGCCTGGGATTGACAATTTCGAAACAGCTGGTGGAACTGATGGGCGGCACTATCGGCGTTGATAATGCTTTAACGCAAGGATCGATCTTCTGGTTCGAAGTAAATTTCGATAAGCGGCGAGTCGACAGCGACGACCCGTCCTTCAACCTGAAAACCACGCGAGGGTTACGCGCCTTGATCGTCGACCACACACCGGCCACGCGCGCCGTGCTGGAGCGGCAACTGGCCAGCTGGCACATCGTCAGCGACAGCGCCGGCACGGCCGGCGACTGCCTGACCAAGCTGCACACGGCCGCGCAGGCGGGCACGCCGTATGGCGTGGCGCTGCTCGACATGGAATTGCCGCGCACCAGCGGCCTGGCCCTGGCCGCCACCATCAAGAGCGACCCGCTGCTGGCCGACCTCAAATTACTGCTGCTGAGTACCGAACAGGCGGCAGCCGACCCGGTGCAGCGGCGCGAGGCGGGCGTGGCCTTCCAGCTGATCAAGCCGGCCCGCGAATGCGACCTGTTCGACTGCATCGTCACGCCGCCGCGCGCCAGCGAGGGCATGCGCATCCATCCGCCGCATGCGGCGCGGCAAGTGGGCCGGCGCCAGCGCCGCCGCGTACTGCTGGCCGAGGACAATCCCGTCAACGTGGAAGTGGCGCTGGCCATGCTCGACAGCCTGGGCCTGGACGTGGTCTGCGCGCGCAACGGCGAACAGGCCTTGCAGGCGGCGCAGGCCGAGGATTTCGATTTGATCCTGATGGATTGCCAGATGCCCGTAATGGATGGCTTTGCCGCCACGGCGGAAATCCGCCGCCACGAACAGCAGTGCGGCCACGCGCGCGTGCTGCCCATCGTCGCCATCACGGCCAATGCGCTGCAGGGCGACCGCGAAGCGTGCCTGGCGGCCGGCATGGACGATTACCTGAGCAAGCCGTTCACGCAGCAGGACCTGGGCCACACCATCGCCCGCTGGATCACCCTGCCGCGCGCGGCCACCGTGCACCACAGCGAAGCGCCGGAGCGGCAAGCGCCTGTGGAGGTGCAGCCCGCACCGCCGCCCGAGCAAACGCCGACATCGGCCCAGCCGCTGAACCGGCAGGCGCTGGAAAACATCCGCGCCCTGTCCGGCACGGATGGCGATGCGCTGCTCGAGCGGGTCATCCTCGCCTTTACCAGCGAGACGCCGCGCCAGCTGAGCGCCATGCGCGCGGCGATTGCCGGCGCCGATGCGGAAGCGCTGCGCAAGGTGGCGCACAGCCTCAAGTCGGGCAGCGCCAACGTGGGTGCCGACAGCCTGGCGCAGCTGTGCAAGGAAATGGAAAAACTGGGCCGCGCTAGCAGCACCGAGGGCGCGGCTCTCCTGCTGCAGCAGATGCAGCAAACCTTCCTGACCGTACGCGAATCGCTGAACGCCATCCTCGTGAAGGAACACTGA
- a CDS encoding esterase-like activity of phytase family protein, translating to MHRFFHRALVLASSTILLSACASFPHDAPITGLRLIGEQRIALRQAFEGTTVGGLSGIDYDAANKSWVMESDDRSEINPARFYRAVLNYDSKAFAGVTLNSVHFFTQPDGSRYPNLAHAKLDQGDQVADIETIRVDPQDGSLWYGSEGNRKVGLHPFVRHADSGGRYLATLPTPAMFNVSKDEVGSRNNMTFEALSFASDGKSLWLGMEAALYQDGPLATPDNGSIVRITRLDRAGKVLGQYAYPVEPVASRPGPGREADNGVSEILAVNDHQLLVVERAGVANADGVYTNHVRIYEMETQGATDVQALPALAGASYVPARKRLLLDLEKIGLARVDNIEGISWGPRLENGRRSLVLISDDNFNPLQVTQILAFEVL from the coding sequence ATGCATCGTTTTTTTCACCGTGCGCTTGTCCTGGCATCCAGCACTATCCTCCTCTCCGCCTGCGCCAGCTTCCCGCATGACGCGCCGATTACGGGCCTGCGCCTGATCGGCGAGCAGCGTATCGCGCTCAGGCAGGCGTTCGAGGGCACCACAGTGGGCGGCTTGTCCGGCATCGATTACGATGCGGCCAATAAGAGCTGGGTGATGGAAAGCGATGACCGCTCGGAAATCAATCCGGCCCGCTTCTACCGCGCTGTCTTGAATTACGACAGCAAGGCGTTCGCGGGCGTGACCTTGAACAGCGTGCATTTCTTCACGCAGCCCGACGGCAGCCGCTATCCGAACCTGGCGCATGCAAAATTGGATCAGGGCGACCAGGTGGCCGATATCGAAACCATCCGCGTCGATCCGCAGGATGGCAGTCTGTGGTACGGCAGCGAAGGCAACCGCAAGGTGGGCCTGCATCCGTTCGTGCGTCATGCCGACAGCGGCGGCCGTTACCTGGCCACCTTGCCGACACCGGCGATGTTCAATGTCTCGAAGGACGAGGTTGGCTCGCGCAACAACATGACGTTTGAAGCGCTGTCGTTTGCCAGCGATGGCAAGAGCCTGTGGCTGGGCATGGAAGCGGCCCTGTACCAGGATGGCCCGCTGGCCACGCCCGACAACGGCTCCATCGTGCGCATCACGCGCCTGGACCGCGCGGGCAAGGTCCTGGGCCAGTATGCGTATCCGGTCGAGCCGGTGGCGTCGCGGCCCGGGCCCGGACGCGAGGCGGACAATGGCGTGTCGGAAATCCTCGCCGTCAACGACCATCAGTTGCTGGTGGTGGAGCGGGCCGGCGTGGCCAACGCGGACGGCGTCTATACGAACCACGTGCGCATCTACGAAATGGAAACGCAGGGCGCCACCGATGTGCAGGCGCTGCCGGCCCTGGCGGGCGCGTCCTATGTGCCGGCGCGCAAGCGTTTGCTGCTGGACCTGGAAAAGATCGGCCTGGCACGGGTCGACAATATCGAAGGCATCAGCTGGGGGCCGCGCCTGGAAAACGGCCGCCGCAGTCTGGTTTTGATTTCCGATGACAATTTTAATCCGCTGCAAGTCACGCAAATCCTTGCCTTCGAAGTGCTCTAG